atgtgGTAACCacttaaaattagttaaaaattaaagcTTCTAAACAAATGAAAGAATGTTTTCAATGATATGACAAAAGAATGAAAAGAtagatcatgatgatgatgtaaaatgatttaaaattcaTGCTATAAAAGatcttctttaaaataaaaaaatatccttcATTAAACAAATTTGATACAGATACTTAATGAAACGCGTGACGTAAATATTAATAACGttgttattaaattatatttttttatgtgttagagaaatataaataattttttttgtaataatttttttcttgatgtcctttatataaaaaaatattaaaattctatcAATCAGTTATCAAGATctagaatgaaagaaaaaatttttaattaataatcattAGTGGTTCGACTTagttactaaaataaaatagtattatTCATTAATATACTAATTATTCGTGTTAAATTTAACGGTGAgacaatattaaatttgattaaaatatttttagactAAAATAAGACGTTTAAACTTTTTGAGATAATATTTAAAACGGTAggaactaaaataatattttctcttattttattttgcgGTCATTATTAGGAAGGCAGTGGAACCTTGAAATTGGAAAACATGAATCATGAATGAATGAATACAAGTTGACATAATAATGGATCATGGAAACCCATGACACATTCGTCTCGTCAGTGTCATTGATGTTCTATAGTGTAGGTGTAGCAGTAACTTTCTCTGACTCTCAGGAAATCATTAATTGTAACAAGCATTCATAAATATGTTGCTGTGATTTGGAATATCATGGTCTACTCTAATTAGAGTTTAGTTcgttcaaaatatatatatttacacaCTTAACAAAGACTCTAAAATCGAAAGTTTGAGTACAATTatgtttatcaatttttttttaactactactttattttaactttaatcTACATATCATTGTTAAGAGTGTTTAAATTTGTGCAGAGGAtattacagaaaatgaataaatgTGAATATAATAGACATGTTAAACTTAACCTAAACAACCATACTatataaaacacacaaaaactAATCATCAATCGGCTATGTTATACTAGCATATTTGGTatttatgaaagaaaaattatatgctactataagggaaaaaaattgattattctGTGATGACAGATTTTGATTATTATACTTTGAAACGTTTAATTAACCTGGTAGCTGATTGCtttatttagaaaatatataaaataataagtatAAATATAGATAAAAATAGTATACAATAACTAATTGGATAACTAATTTTGAGTATTCATCAAATATCTTAAGCCAAAGGCAATATATTACTATTTGAGAGTCATAACAAGGAAACtattaatatacaaaaaaataatattgaatctCACTCAACCCTCCTTTTTTTGAGGGGAGGTGACTAATGTAATTTCCATATTACAGTGATGTTATTACAGTAATAAtgacaataataatacaaaaacaAGAGTACCCTCTTGTAATACAATGATCATAGTAATAGAAGGGTTGGAACTTGGGAACCAAAACAACCCTAGACTCCTTTACTAGCAACTACCCTGGAACTTATTCCAGCAAAACAATGGAGATGACGATGACGACAACGACGACGattacaataacaacaacatacTAAGATTAGAATGGATCCCTTAAAAGAATTTACCTGATTGCcagtaaaaaaaatgtgatattGTTTTCTGGGGTATGTACCTCAAATCACCAATCAAAACTAACTGAATAAAAATCTATCTAAAAGAATGGACTTGTTCGCAAGAACTAAGAAGAGTAGCTTGCTTCTTCAGCACTTATCAAGAATCATTCTAATCAAAGTTGGTTTATGGTACTAGATTGCCTTCAATCCAGCAAGTTTTCTTAGCTCTTCACATAATATAAATGTAATTGTTGTTTGTGGCCCGATTCTTGCGAATATCGCAAAGCCCCTGGCAGAACGGTATGGTATAGATTAAAACTATGTGAACAAAATATGCATGCTCTGAACCCCAAGAATGCTAGTAGTGAACATAAACTCACCCTTTGTAAAGTGCCATTGGACCCTCTGTAAGTAGGACCTGAACCACAAATGAAAAGTTGCATTAAAACACAAATGCAATTTCATGGCAGGCTTGGGCGATACGAGCGAAAACAACATGAATACCTGGTATGCACAATGAAATCCACTTTTATAGAGCCTAGAACCTTTCGATGCACGTTGCAACATGAGACGAGTTTTAACCATATCTATGGGAGCAGTTACGATGGTGCTCAAAATGCCAGCAACTGTGCTTGAGCTATATAGGGTAGAATTACAGTTAGATCAgaattgaatcttgtgccagtCTAAAGACAAATAATATTGATCTAAGTTAATCATATGAACAAAATTAGTTAGGCACCTTTTAACAAGATATTAGTTTTCAATATGTTGCACTCAGTATCATCAGTTCCGGAACATATTTAATTTGTCctaattttataattcaaatttcttttccaagcttcTTCAGTCGTTGTTAATCTAAAGTTGTTGCTCATAAATTGGGGATTCTTAACCATATTCAGTTTACTATGATTCAATTTACACCAAGAATCCGAAGAAGGAAAAGAGTTGGAAGGAGAGCCATACATCAGATGTAGATGGAATCCTTCTTCAAGAGATGCAAACCTGACTAAAAGCTGCATAcaaaaaatgcaaaataaattatgaaagcAGAGAGACAATAGTATTGACAATGAGGACAGAACTAAATTAGGATGAGGATTAAGAACAATAGAGCAGAAGTATTCTCTATGAATTGCTTAAGATATAAGTAAAAAGAATCATACAGTTTGAAGCTGACCTGCTTGGTTTCATCGTATGTAGCAAGCTGCGATGCAGTCAAGGCAGCTGCTCGGGTCATNNNNNNNNNCGGTCCACTCTTGTTCATCTCTGGATTCATTTGCAAACGCACCTGATTGTGTGGAATAtgatttcaaaggaaaaaaaaaagggtaaaaaagaattaaactaaattagaagaaaacaagaaagtaacacaCCTTAAGAACTTCAATTGGATTGGTGAGTGCAGTCGAAATAGCACCAGCAAACATGCCAGAAGCGATTTTAACTAAAACATTCGAGGAGCCAAAAGTAACATCACAAGCATGCTTAGAGGGTTCATACAAGCCCAAGCGTAGTCCTCCATAAAGAACTGACCTTGTTAGTGCAGGTGTCAAGCCCGAATACAAAGACTTTGGTCCTTCGTTTTTCACCACACTTAAAAACAATTGTCCCTGAACAAATGCTTAAATGATAAAAGTTCTGTAACTATAATGTGATAACGGAGGTCATTCATAGGTAAGGTCGAACTCGGCACACTACCATTCCAGTCAAAGGACCTTTCTGGCCAACGAGTTGCATCTGCAGCCTTACTTTCAATACATCTGCACAGAAAGTAAAAGCAAGATATTTAGCTGTTCTTACCGGTTTTGTTTTCAGTTTTTCCGGATCCCAAATACACTAGTATCTTCTAAACATGTTCAAGGTCTCAATCTCATTTAGCCTTCACCAATTTTTACATAacatccttttttctttttgacagCATCTTCATCGAAACCATTGACTTCATCAGTACCTAAAACATTTTCCTAAATGCAGCTTCGACTTATGAACCATGCTTATCCACAAGAAATACAAACATAGACAGAGTTCTACATTGTTATAAACTACATTTTCTGTTTTTGAACTTGACTATGCGAAAAATAGGTTGCATTATGGTTAAATTTCAGAAAATATCGTTCATTTGAACTATCCCCGGTTCGCCTTTCATTCATATGCGTTGAGTTATCCTCAATTGAATCCACTAACACAACAATCATTTTCTTGCAATGCAAACAACAAGGGATATAATATAAATTGCAAAACAACCAAGAGGGACAAATATACAAGACCTATTAGTTCTTCAAACAGTTAATATATACATTTAGACTAACTTTATGTTGGATTCAAAGCTGCTTATAATCAAATCAAAACAAGCTACAAATGTTCCAATGACACCCAACCAAACAGCCAATCAataccaaacataaattaaaaaaaaattgaattttgggaATAAAAATTCCAAATATTTGGGAAGGTAAGAGATAGAGAGAAGAACCTAAAGGGTGAGTGATTGCAGTTGCAACTGCCACAGAAAGTCCACTTGTACCAAAATGATTGAAGACAGTGGAAGGTGATGTAGCCCAACTTTGCCTCTCACCATTCCCATTAATATTACTAGTTCCTGAACATACACAcacacatttttatttatttatcattggTTACCTTCTTCTCAGaatttcaacaaattcaaaaatcacaactTTACAGctgagaaaatttaaaaaaaaaataaaaaaaatgatgggCACAACATGCAGAGATCATGAAGATGAAAACTTTATTGAATTGCAAGCAAAAGGGTCTCAGAAACTGAAGCTCAAGTTACCTGAAGCTGCCGAATTATTAGAAGTTGAATTTCCAGCCATTTGTTTTTTCCtgttaagaagaaaaagaaaagaaaaaaaaaacaaaaaaagggtgTGTAGATCTGTGTTCTCTGAAGGGAAAATGAAGAGAAAGGTTAAGAAAAAGAGCACCAATTTTATCGGGTGCCCCGTAGGGACTTCAGAAAAACAACCGCACCTTCTGATTCGGGGAAGACAACATTAacaagaatattaaaaaaaaaaggataaaaaaagagagagaataaataaatatataaaactataaaagagtgttttattttttttttaatgcaacagaaacacatgcataaatttttaattattttttaaatttgtaaacgTGActgatattaatattttaaaaaatagatcttctcgattattaaaaaaattgagaagataaaatataatttttaatttttaatattttttttatggttttttgttatacttataaaattaataaaaaaattacattttactctttcaattattaaaaaaaattgagaagatttatttttaatatttttggatAAGTTTCAACACACAAATATTAATAGAATATTAATATAGACCGCACAAATATCatgttcaaattttataaaacgaCGATGTTTTAGTTTTGGCACTCAAGTAACTTAAAATTGATGTTGTATCACTTATTTTGGatgaaaaaatttcaataaatatcagttacaaagttgtttttgaGTTATTTGAGTATAGAATTTAATGTATATTCGGTTATCTACATCAAGTATGcgtaaaaaattatttcaaagaCTAATATAAATTacattcacaaaatttagagattaaataaaaacaattaaaaattcaaaaattaaactaaaattcgtatataaatttaaggatcaaattaaatattatttcctATTTAGTGGCACATACGTCTTTTgagaaaagaaaatgatttgcgtatattttttcaataactGAATtgttgtaattaaaaaaatatttaagaaattaaaatgatataataatatgtattttatgactaaggacaaaatttaaaaatttgaattaccaCTTAAGTAACGAGCGAGAAAAATGTCTACCGCAACTAATTAATGTTACATTACTTATAGGCAAATTTAAAAGTGCAATTGAAGGATTAGAATGAACAAAATTGTTATCAGGGAGATGAACGATGAAATTGATCATAAAaactatatattaataattgttATTTATATTGTATACAATAATTCTTTAACTTCTTTGAAAAAATGAGAGCAAAGGATCCATAAATAATGACTTTCATTATTCATTCAACATCAAACAttattatacataaataataCATATCACTCTGCATCGATATTATTACATTTCTTCTTAATATGTTTCTTGTTTTAATCACTTTTGCTACTAGTTTGTATGATTTCTAGCTTTTAATTGGAACGTTGAGGAAAATCATGACTATATGGCAATTTGTGTCTTTGTCGGATGATGATCTTACAATTGAAATTTATGATGTTTgaatactaattttaattttggaatAAAGACTTGTAATTAaataatgcaaagaaaacaataataacaaaatatcacATTCAAACTTAGAGAAGAGAGCTATCATATAAAGTGGTCTTCAATACATTCAAAgaaatattggagcttgatagTTGTGTTACAATCCATATCTTCACTATATGGATCCATCCATATTTTTATTCCTAACTAGAATCCAAGGAAATTCTAGTTTTATGAACTCAACTCAAATACTAaaggaaatcaaaatcaaaatcaaagattctctctttttatatagTCAGCCAAAACATAGATATTATAGACTGTGAACAAATGCTACAAATTTGGCAATTTCTGTTTAAGGTCCAATCACAAATGGTGGAGGATCACAATCACATGAACGAGGATCGTTACCAAATAAAATACTCAACCCAAATCAATAGAAACCAATAATATTAGTAAGAgatcaaagaaaaaagaaaaaaaaaattgagttacaAATTACACAAGttacagaaaaaaaatacaaacctTTTTGTTTCTGTCTCCGACATCAATGACAATATCTACTACATGGTCTTCATCTAATAATTCTCACACCCATCGAAAATACAAACTTATGCTTCAGTTCGAACAGCAGAATACTTATATCTGGCcgattaattatatataaaaattcagagaTAGGTTCTCCAATTAGGAACTTCTGTAAATTCAAAAGGATCTCGAGCACAGCACAATCTATGAATTTTATATACTATGGGTTATCTTTTATGATATATGAACACCATAAATTTgttaagagaaaaagaaaataattgacATAAATTAAGAAACATATAAGATTAAGAAAGTTACCTTGTTGATTCCTTTAACCCGCATTGCACcatctcttaaaaaaaataattttgatctAAGCCTAAGCAGTACTTGCGTCTACTGTTCATGTAGGTAGTGTTTGTTTTTGGTATATATTTCCATAAAAAATAGATACGGGAGTACACAGGAGTACATGTATaatgtttatttattaaaacaaaaattatgaaAGATACAATTATACACAAGCTTCcattaaaaatatgtattttatatttctctAAAATGTTGAtacacaaatttttaatttgagacattaatatttttacaattttatcaTGCTCtctattgatattaaaatgctaaaataataaggataaaattaaaattttagtataataataaattgtttGTTATGTTCTGTCTAACTtatcaaacacaatataaaattagtgcctttttatatctatatattattatgTATCTATATCTATATTTCATTTATGTTAAACAACAATCAAATACAGCGATAGACATCTTTAAATACGGTATTGATGAACTAATCCTCCATTTGCAGGTGCAGAAATCACCATCATTGCACTATCCTCAAGATTTGCAAAGAGGAGTCTACCATCATTGAACAAATAAGCTAAGAGCACGTACCAATTGTTATAAGAGATGGTCTAATCTCCTTTTCAACCCTAACAAGTTCTATGAATTTTCTCTCAGTTTCTTTGACACCATGTTATACCTTACCTAAATCCAGAATATTAAGAAAATAGACTTTTTGTAATacaataacataaaaacaaCTCAATACATATAATTCGATACATCCATACatgcatatattttatatatgttagaGTACATAAGGAGTACATACATAACATAAGGttaatcacaaaatatttttttatttaattttttattttcatttgtttaaaaaaaatttttctgtcaattttcattctttctttctcttctgaTACATCAAattattaacattttaaataaCTTAAGACataacatttttttcaaaataaattcattTACAATTACATACATACTTATAAAAGATTCTTTATGATTATGTGTgaacaattaaataattatttaacactattttttctataaataattagtcaatattttattttatcttcataAATCATAATATCAATAATCCAAATCATATTTATTTCTGCTTTCAATTATTTGTGAgctaattattagtaaaaaaaattaatttcttattttttttctcctatTAGTAGTAGTCATGAATTATTAACAACTtgctttaattaaataattttgatttgtgTGGTTGCAATTAGTTTTAGTTACATAAGATatgtttttttctaaaaatatttaaaaaaNNNNNNNNNNNNNNNNNNNNNNNNNNNNNNNNNNNNNNNNNNNNNNNNNNNNNNNNNNNataataaaaaataataatttttttaatttctttttctctcttttcttttttttatattttttcc
This sequence is a window from Arachis duranensis cultivar V14167 chromosome 2, aradu.V14167.gnm2.J7QH, whole genome shotgun sequence. Protein-coding genes within it:
- the LOC107475879 gene encoding uncharacterized protein LOC107475879, translated to MAGNSTSNNSAASGTSNINGNGERQSWATSPSTVFNHFGTSGLSVAVATAITHPLDVLKVRLQMQLVGQKGPLTGMGQLFLSVVKNEGPKSLYSGLTPALTRSVLYGGLRLGLYEPSKHACDVTFGSSNVLVKIASGMFAGAISTALTNPIEVLKVRLQMNPEMNKSGPXXXMTRAAALTASQLATYDETKQLLVRFASLEEGFHLHLISSTVAGILSTIVTAPIDMVKTRLMLQRASKGSRLYKSGFHCAYQVLLTEGPMALYKGGFAIFARIGPQTTITFILCEELRKLAGLKAI